A genomic region of Rhodococcus pyridinivorans contains the following coding sequences:
- a CDS encoding DUF3558 domain-containing protein — MNARRWCAAFATVLTTGALLTGCTRTIEGRAVPEGIGGGTGAEFTRLLTECDAVADEKIAEAVGADYVYRGFFGAICRWDGEGPTGVVKVTFNWFETGSLDHERAAAEGLGYEIENTTIEGRRALQMRRPGDPLSCGVSSGASTTGIFGWWVQYTSGGADPCEAAATLARLTLNLSS, encoded by the coding sequence GTGAACGCCCGCCGCTGGTGCGCCGCATTCGCGACCGTCCTCACGACGGGTGCTCTGCTCACCGGATGTACCCGCACCATCGAGGGGCGGGCCGTCCCGGAGGGGATCGGCGGCGGCACGGGCGCCGAGTTCACCCGGCTGCTCACCGAGTGCGATGCCGTCGCCGACGAGAAGATCGCCGAGGCCGTGGGCGCGGACTACGTCTATCGCGGATTCTTCGGTGCGATCTGCCGCTGGGACGGTGAGGGACCCACGGGAGTAGTGAAGGTCACCTTCAACTGGTTCGAGACCGGTTCCCTCGACCACGAACGCGCCGCCGCCGAGGGGCTCGGTTACGAGATCGAGAACACGACCATCGAGGGCCGGCGGGCACTGCAGATGCGCCGACCCGGCGATCCGCTGTCGTGCGGGGTCAGTTCCGGGGCGTCGACGACCGGCATCTTCGGCTGGTGGGTGCAGTACACCTCCGGGGGAGCGGACCCGTGTGAAGCTGCTGCTACGTTGGCCCGGCTCACACTGAACCTCAGCAGTTGA
- a CDS encoding TIGR03084 family metal-binding protein: MSDLYIVLDDLRAEGDDLDALVATLPDGSWALPTPAEGWTIAHQIGHLLWTDRAALTAVRDPDAFVKMVEAAFGDPLGFVDVGAEEQAGRPPAELLADWRDTRRELADALAELPRGTKILWFGPPMSPASMATARLMETWAHGGDVADALGVTRTPTARLKNVAHLGVRTRDFAYVIRDRKPPAEPFRVVLTAPDGDSWEWGPEDAAQSVTGPALDFCLLVTQRIHRDDTALVADGPDAEEWLGLAQAFAGAPGAGREPGSSAT; the protein is encoded by the coding sequence ATGTCCGATCTGTACATCGTGCTCGACGATCTCCGCGCGGAGGGCGACGATCTCGACGCTCTCGTCGCGACCCTGCCCGACGGGAGTTGGGCACTGCCCACCCCGGCGGAGGGCTGGACCATCGCTCACCAGATCGGTCACCTGTTGTGGACCGACCGGGCGGCGCTCACCGCCGTGCGCGACCCGGACGCCTTCGTGAAGATGGTCGAAGCGGCATTCGGCGACCCGCTGGGATTCGTCGACGTCGGTGCCGAGGAACAGGCGGGGCGGCCGCCCGCGGAGTTGCTCGCCGACTGGCGCGACACCCGCCGCGAACTCGCCGACGCGCTCGCCGAACTCCCGCGGGGTACGAAGATCCTGTGGTTCGGACCGCCGATGTCGCCGGCGTCGATGGCGACCGCGCGGCTCATGGAGACCTGGGCGCACGGGGGTGACGTCGCCGACGCCCTCGGTGTCACCCGCACGCCCACCGCGCGCCTGAAGAACGTCGCGCACCTGGGGGTGCGGACGCGCGACTTCGCGTACGTCATCCGCGACCGGAAGCCCCCGGCCGAGCCGTTCCGCGTCGTGCTTACCGCCCCCGACGGGGACAGCTGGGAATGGGGTCCGGAGGACGCCGCGCAGTCGGTCACCGGCCCGGCCCTGGACTTCTGCCTGCTCGTCACCCAGCGCATCCACCGCGACGACACCGCCCTCGTCGCCGACGGCCCGGACGCGGAGGAATGGCTCGGCCTCGCGCAGGCCTTCGCCGGTGCCCCCGGCGCCGGGCGCGAGCCCGGCTCGTCCGCCACCTGA
- a CDS encoding LysR family transcriptional regulator, whose translation MTSWPDLVALELLVGVDDRGGLGAAARAAGLAQPNATRMLRRLERQLGAVLVRRGRTGSVLTPEGTVVAHWAREVLADAERLLDAAAALRVEQQPELVVAASMTVAEHLIPRWLGAFRTLRDDVQIQLQVHNSMRVCDVVAEGGCDVGFVEGPTVPEGLHSVAVARDRLVVVVPPQHPWARRRRPLTVAEFAATPLVVREEGSGTRRTLDLALQEYDRAAPLLELGSGAAVRTSVLGGTGPAVLSTLAVEEYLDSGRLVAVAVDGLDLQRVLRAVWRPPRVLSGPAGELVRLITRTR comes from the coding sequence ATGACCAGCTGGCCGGATCTCGTCGCTCTGGAACTGCTCGTCGGGGTCGACGACCGGGGCGGGCTCGGCGCCGCGGCCCGCGCGGCCGGTCTCGCCCAACCCAACGCGACCCGCATGCTGCGCCGACTCGAACGGCAACTCGGCGCGGTCCTCGTGCGGCGGGGCCGCACGGGTTCGGTGCTCACCCCGGAGGGCACGGTGGTCGCGCACTGGGCGCGGGAGGTCCTGGCCGACGCGGAACGCCTCCTCGACGCCGCTGCAGCACTGCGCGTCGAACAGCAACCCGAACTGGTGGTCGCGGCGTCGATGACGGTCGCCGAACACCTCATCCCGCGGTGGCTCGGCGCCTTCCGCACGCTCCGCGACGACGTCCAGATCCAGTTGCAGGTCCACAACTCGATGCGGGTGTGTGACGTCGTCGCCGAGGGCGGATGCGACGTCGGGTTCGTCGAGGGGCCGACGGTTCCGGAGGGACTGCACAGTGTCGCGGTGGCACGCGACCGCCTGGTCGTGGTCGTCCCGCCGCAGCATCCGTGGGCACGGCGGCGGCGCCCGCTCACCGTGGCCGAATTCGCGGCGACACCACTGGTCGTCCGCGAGGAGGGGTCCGGTACCCGCCGCACCCTCGACCTCGCGTTGCAGGAGTACGACCGGGCCGCACCGCTGCTCGAACTCGGGAGCGGAGCCGCGGTCCGCACGAGTGTGCTCGGGGGCACGGGCCCGGCGGTGCTGAGCACCCTGGCGGTGGAGGAGTATCTGGACTCCGGCCGGCTCGTCGCGGTCGCGGTGGACGGACTCGACCTGCAGCGTGTGCTCCGCGCGGTCTGGAGGCCGCCGCGGGTGTTGTCCGGTCCGGCGGGGGAGTTGGTCCGACTGATCACCCGTACCCGCTGA
- a CDS encoding EamA family transporter → MADDSRTHTVGPVVAVLTAVLSMQFGAAFAATLFDRAGALGTVTLRLLFAAVILCAFTRPRPWTWTPEQWRAVVTLGASLALMNTAFYGALTRLPLAATVTIEFLGPLGLAAILSRRMRDALWVVLALGGVVLLGVGDGAGLSTGPDPLGVAFALVAASGWAWYIVAGSRVATTLPGSAGLAGATTIAAVVVLPFGAATAGTELLRPGLVLAGLAVALLSSAIPYTLEIRALRDLPKKVFAILIALEPAAAALAGALVLRQVVEPLALAGIALVVVAGAGALQHSRA, encoded by the coding sequence ATGGCCGACGATTCCCGCACGCACACCGTCGGCCCTGTCGTCGCGGTCCTCACCGCGGTGCTGTCGATGCAGTTCGGGGCGGCCTTCGCCGCGACCCTGTTCGACCGGGCTGGTGCTCTCGGCACGGTGACCCTGCGCCTGCTGTTCGCCGCCGTGATCCTCTGCGCGTTCACCCGGCCCCGGCCGTGGACGTGGACACCGGAACAGTGGCGGGCGGTGGTGACACTGGGCGCGAGTCTCGCGCTGATGAACACGGCGTTCTACGGAGCGTTGACGCGACTGCCGCTCGCCGCGACCGTCACCATCGAGTTCCTCGGCCCTCTCGGGCTGGCCGCGATCCTGTCCCGACGTATGCGCGACGCCCTGTGGGTGGTGCTCGCGCTGGGCGGGGTGGTCCTGCTCGGCGTCGGCGACGGTGCCGGGCTGTCCACCGGTCCCGATCCGCTCGGAGTCGCCTTCGCGCTGGTCGCCGCATCGGGGTGGGCCTGGTACATCGTGGCGGGCTCACGTGTGGCGACGACCCTGCCCGGATCGGCGGGGCTGGCCGGGGCGACGACGATCGCGGCCGTCGTCGTCCTGCCGTTCGGCGCGGCGACGGCCGGCACCGAGCTCCTCCGGCCCGGCCTCGTCCTCGCAGGACTCGCCGTGGCGCTGCTGTCGTCGGCGATCCCGTACACCCTCGAGATCCGTGCCCTGCGCGACCTGCCGAAGAAGGTGTTCGCGATCCTCATCGCGCTCGAACCCGCCGCCGCAGCGCTCGCCGGCGCTCTGGTGCTGAGGCAGGTCGTCGAACCTCTCGCCCTCGCGGGTATCGCACTCGTGGTGGTCGCGGGGGCTGGTGCGTTGCAGCACTCGCGCGCGTGA
- a CDS encoding acyl-CoA dehydrogenase family protein: MSMWTTPERLALRETVTGFVKREILPHLDDWERAGELPRELHVEAAKIGLLGAGFPEEVGGSGGDGADTLTVCEAFHEAGASGGAFASLFTCGIALPHLIAAGDPDQIDKWVRPTLAGELVGSLAITEPGGGSDVGHLTTTAVRDGDHYVVNGAKTYITSGCRADFVVTAVRTGGPGAGGVSLLVIEKGTTGFTVSRKLDKMGWRASDTAELSFADVRVPVTNLVGAENTGFWQIAQGFVSERIALAAQAYSGAQRCLDLTVAWCRDRETFGRPLITRQAVQRTLSEMARRVDVARVYTRHVTERAVAGETDLIAEVCFAKNTAVEAGEWVADQAVQLFGGLGYMAESEVERQYRDMRILGIGGGTTEILTELAAKRLGYGA; the protein is encoded by the coding sequence GTGAGCATGTGGACCACCCCCGAGCGTCTCGCCCTCCGCGAGACCGTCACCGGTTTCGTGAAGCGTGAGATCCTGCCCCACCTCGACGACTGGGAGCGCGCCGGCGAACTGCCCCGCGAACTGCACGTCGAGGCCGCGAAGATCGGCCTGCTCGGCGCCGGATTCCCCGAGGAGGTCGGCGGTTCCGGTGGCGACGGCGCCGACACGCTCACCGTGTGCGAGGCGTTCCACGAGGCGGGGGCCTCGGGCGGCGCGTTCGCATCACTGTTCACGTGCGGCATCGCCCTGCCGCACCTCATCGCGGCCGGCGATCCCGATCAGATCGACAAGTGGGTACGGCCCACTCTCGCAGGCGAACTCGTCGGGTCCCTCGCGATCACCGAACCGGGCGGCGGATCGGACGTCGGTCATCTGACCACCACCGCGGTGCGCGACGGCGACCACTACGTCGTCAACGGCGCGAAGACCTACATCACCTCGGGATGCCGCGCCGACTTCGTGGTCACCGCCGTCCGCACCGGAGGTCCCGGCGCCGGGGGAGTCTCGTTGCTCGTGATCGAGAAGGGCACAACGGGTTTCACCGTCTCCCGCAAGCTCGACAAGATGGGATGGCGCGCGTCGGACACCGCCGAGTTGTCCTTCGCCGACGTCCGCGTACCGGTCACCAACCTCGTCGGCGCGGAGAACACCGGATTCTGGCAGATCGCACAGGGTTTCGTCTCCGAGCGGATCGCCCTCGCCGCCCAGGCCTATTCGGGTGCGCAGCGGTGCCTGGACCTGACCGTCGCGTGGTGCCGCGACCGCGAGACCTTCGGCCGGCCGCTGATCACCCGCCAGGCCGTGCAGCGCACCCTGTCCGAGATGGCGCGTCGCGTCGACGTCGCGCGCGTCTACACGCGGCACGTCACCGAGCGCGCCGTGGCGGGAGAGACCGACCTGATCGCCGAGGTGTGTTTCGCGAAGAACACCGCGGTCGAGGCCGGCGAATGGGTCGCCGACCAGGCGGTTCAGTTGTTCGGCGGCCTCGGGTACATGGCCGAATCGGAGGTCGAACGGCAGTACCGCGACATGCGCATCCTCGGCATCGGTGGTGGCACCACAGAGATCCTCACCGAACTCGCCGCCAAGCGGCTGGGTTACGGCGCCTGA
- the rpsG gene encoding 30S ribosomal protein S7 yields MPRKGPAPKRPLIADPVYGSPLVTQLVNKILLDGKKSTAERIVYQALEQAREKTGTDPVVTLKRALDNVKPALEVRSRRVGGATYQVPVEVRPGRSTTLALRWLVTFSRQRREKTMVERLANELLDASNGLGASVKRREDTHKMAEANKAFAHYRW; encoded by the coding sequence ATGCCACGTAAGGGTCCCGCTCCCAAGCGTCCGCTGATCGCCGATCCGGTCTACGGTTCGCCGCTGGTCACCCAGCTGGTCAACAAGATCCTGCTGGACGGCAAGAAGTCCACCGCCGAGCGCATCGTGTACCAGGCGCTCGAGCAGGCTCGCGAGAAGACCGGTACCGATCCGGTCGTCACCCTCAAGCGCGCGCTCGACAACGTCAAGCCCGCCCTCGAGGTCCGCAGCCGTCGCGTCGGTGGTGCCACCTACCAGGTGCCGGTCGAGGTTCGCCCCGGTCGTTCCACCACGCTCGCGCTGCGCTGGCTGGTGACGTTCTCGCGTCAGCGTCGCGAGAAGACCATGGTCGAGCGGCTCGCCAACGAGCTCCTCGACGCGAGCAACGGCCTCGGCGCCTCCGTGAAGCGCCGCGAGGACACGCACAAGATGGCTGAAGCCAACAAGGCGTTCGCGCACTACCGCTGGTGA
- a CDS encoding DUF3558 domain-containing protein produces the protein MPLPRIGRTAAAVATAGLVGLGAAACGNSDDAGQVETSPTASVTDPGPLFDECGAMSDDEVAAAFGLGSFTTVTRNSVGCEWEIYVGGPSVSFSWYRGSPIGRERAGSDLIGRPAADVEIGGRSGFMGSYQNDLGQTTLCEIGVEFGGDFVHWSVSYSNLTPVADACVVARGLATTSVERVQK, from the coding sequence ATGCCTCTCCCGCGCATCGGAAGGACGGCGGCTGCCGTGGCGACGGCCGGTCTCGTGGGTCTCGGTGCGGCGGCGTGCGGGAACTCCGACGACGCCGGACAGGTCGAGACCTCGCCGACCGCGTCCGTCACCGACCCCGGCCCGCTGTTCGACGAGTGCGGCGCGATGTCCGACGACGAGGTGGCGGCGGCTTTCGGTCTCGGCAGTTTCACGACGGTGACGCGCAACTCGGTGGGCTGCGAGTGGGAGATCTACGTCGGCGGCCCCAGTGTGAGCTTCTCGTGGTACCGGGGAAGTCCCATCGGTCGCGAACGCGCCGGCTCCGATCTCATCGGCCGGCCCGCCGCCGACGTCGAGATCGGGGGACGGTCCGGCTTCATGGGGTCCTATCAGAACGACCTGGGGCAGACGACGCTGTGCGAGATCGGCGTGGAGTTCGGCGGCGACTTCGTCCACTGGTCGGTCTCGTACTCGAACCTCACGCCCGTCGCCGACGCCTGCGTCGTCGCTCGCGGCCTGGCCACCACGAGTGTGGAAAGGGTGCAGAAGTGA
- a CDS encoding TetR/AcrR family transcriptional regulator yields MAREPKQDRSRATRRRLLEATIDCLVESGWAATTVSVVAERAGVSRGAAQHHFPTREDLITASLEFMFDSRIERVRTEPFDVPEGVGRTEAVVERIVDQCTGNMFKAALQVWTAAAADPALREMLLPLEEKFGRVSHAVAVEQLGADDTDPVVHRTVQATLDLARGLGLADVLTDDSARRREIVRHWAAQLDEVLRESSGRRTQAGPAR; encoded by the coding sequence ATGGCGCGAGAACCGAAGCAGGACCGCAGCCGCGCCACGCGGCGGCGACTGCTCGAGGCGACGATCGACTGCCTCGTCGAATCCGGTTGGGCCGCAACCACGGTGAGTGTGGTCGCCGAGCGGGCAGGAGTGTCGCGCGGGGCCGCCCAGCATCACTTCCCGACCCGGGAGGATCTCATCACCGCATCGCTCGAGTTCATGTTCGACAGTCGCATCGAGCGGGTCCGCACCGAACCGTTCGACGTGCCCGAGGGCGTCGGCCGCACGGAGGCGGTGGTCGAGCGCATCGTCGACCAATGCACCGGCAACATGTTCAAGGCCGCCCTGCAGGTGTGGACGGCCGCGGCGGCCGATCCGGCTCTGCGCGAGATGCTCCTGCCGCTCGAGGAGAAGTTCGGCCGTGTCTCGCACGCGGTGGCCGTCGAGCAGCTCGGTGCCGACGACACCGACCCGGTCGTGCACCGGACGGTGCAGGCGACCCTGGATCTCGCGCGCGGCCTCGGCCTGGCCGACGTGCTGACGGACGACTCGGCCCGCCGGCGGGAGATCGTCCGGCACTGGGCCGCGCAGCTCGACGAGGTGCTCCGGGAGTCCTCGGGTCGTCGCACACAGGCGGGCCCGGCTCGGTAG
- the fusA gene encoding elongation factor G has product MAQEVLTDLNKVRNIGIMAHIDAGKTTTTERILFYTGVNYKIGETHDGASTTDWMEQEKERGITITSAAVTCFWNKNQINIIDTPGHVDFTVEVERSLRVLDGAVAVFDGKEGVEPQSEQVWRQAAKYDVPRICFVNKMDKMGADFYFTVQTIIDRLGAKPLVLQLPIGAEDAFDGVVDLVEMKALTWRGTTDIGTEATVEEIPADLADKAAEYREKLLETVAESDEELMEKYFGGEELTVAEIKAAIRKMTVNSELYPVLCGSAFKNKGIQPMLDAVIDYLPNPLDIGDVIGHQVGNEEEELRRKPSKEEPFSALAFKIAAHPFFGKLTFVRVYSGRIDSGTQVLNSTKGKKERVGKLFQMHANKENPVDEAVAGHIYAMIGLKDTTTGDTLCAQDAPIVLESMTFPDPVIQVSIEPKSKADQEKLSTAIQKLAEEDPTFSVELDDETGQTVIGGMGELHLDILVDRMKREFKVEANVGKPQVAYRETITKPVEKLEFTHKKQTGGSGQFAKVIIGLSPFVGEDGATYEFENKVTGGRIPREYIPSVDAGAQDAMQYGVLAGYPLVNLKVTLIDGAYHDVDSSEMAFKIAGSQALKEAARKAAPVILEPLMAVEVTTPEDYMGEVIGDLNSRRGQIQAMEERSGARVVKALVPLSEMFGYIGDLRSKTQGRANFSMVFDSYAEVPSNVAKEIIAKATGE; this is encoded by the coding sequence GTGGCACAGGAAGTGCTGACCGACCTGAACAAGGTCCGCAACATCGGCATCATGGCGCACATCGATGCCGGCAAGACCACCACCACCGAGCGCATCCTCTTCTACACCGGTGTCAACTACAAGATCGGTGAGACGCACGACGGTGCCTCGACCACCGACTGGATGGAGCAGGAGAAGGAGCGTGGTATCACCATCACCTCCGCTGCTGTGACCTGCTTCTGGAACAAGAACCAGATCAACATCATCGACACTCCCGGCCACGTCGACTTCACGGTCGAGGTCGAGCGGTCGCTGCGCGTCCTCGACGGCGCAGTCGCCGTGTTCGACGGCAAGGAGGGCGTCGAGCCCCAGTCCGAGCAGGTCTGGCGGCAGGCGGCCAAGTACGACGTGCCGCGCATCTGCTTCGTCAACAAGATGGACAAGATGGGCGCGGACTTCTACTTCACCGTGCAGACGATCATCGATCGCCTGGGCGCGAAGCCGCTGGTCCTCCAGCTCCCCATCGGTGCCGAGGATGCCTTCGACGGCGTCGTCGACCTCGTCGAGATGAAGGCGCTCACCTGGCGTGGCACCACCGACATCGGCACCGAGGCCACGGTCGAGGAGATCCCGGCCGACCTCGCCGACAAGGCTGCCGAGTACCGCGAGAAGCTGCTCGAGACGGTCGCCGAGTCCGACGAAGAGCTCATGGAGAAGTACTTCGGCGGCGAGGAACTCACCGTCGCCGAGATCAAGGCGGCCATCCGCAAGATGACCGTCAACTCCGAGCTCTACCCGGTGCTGTGCGGCTCCGCCTTCAAGAACAAGGGCATCCAGCCCATGCTCGACGCGGTCATCGACTACCTGCCGAACCCGCTCGACATCGGCGACGTCATCGGCCATCAGGTCGGGAACGAAGAAGAGGAGCTGCGTCGTAAGCCCTCGAAGGAGGAGCCCTTCTCGGCTCTCGCCTTCAAGATCGCTGCGCACCCCTTCTTCGGCAAGCTGACCTTCGTCCGCGTGTACTCCGGCCGGATCGACTCGGGCACCCAGGTGCTCAACTCGACCAAGGGCAAGAAGGAGCGCGTCGGCAAGCTGTTCCAGATGCACGCCAACAAGGAGAACCCGGTCGACGAGGCGGTCGCTGGCCACATCTACGCGATGATCGGCCTGAAGGACACCACGACCGGCGACACCCTGTGCGCGCAGGACGCCCCGATCGTCCTCGAGTCGATGACCTTCCCGGACCCGGTCATCCAGGTCTCCATCGAGCCGAAGTCGAAGGCCGACCAGGAGAAGCTGTCGACGGCCATCCAGAAGCTCGCCGAAGAGGACCCGACCTTCTCGGTCGAGCTCGACGACGAGACCGGCCAGACCGTCATCGGCGGTATGGGCGAGCTCCACCTCGATATCCTCGTCGACCGCATGAAGCGCGAGTTCAAGGTCGAGGCCAACGTCGGCAAGCCGCAGGTCGCGTACCGCGAGACGATCACCAAGCCGGTCGAGAAGCTCGAGTTCACGCACAAGAAGCAGACCGGTGGCTCGGGCCAGTTCGCAAAGGTCATCATCGGCCTCTCGCCGTTCGTCGGCGAGGACGGCGCGACCTACGAGTTCGAGAACAAGGTCACCGGCGGTCGCATCCCGCGCGAGTACATCCCGTCGGTCGACGCGGGTGCCCAGGACGCCATGCAGTACGGCGTGCTCGCCGGCTACCCGCTGGTGAACCTGAAGGTCACCCTCATCGACGGTGCGTACCACGACGTCGACTCGTCCGAAATGGCGTTCAAGATCGCCGGTTCGCAGGCACTGAAGGAAGCGGCCCGCAAGGCCGCCCCGGTGATCCTCGAGCCCCTCATGGCGGTCGAGGTCACCACGCCCGAGGACTACATGGGTGAAGTGATCGGCGACCTGAACTCCCGCCGTGGCCAGATCCAGGCCATGGAGGAACGCAGTGGTGCCCGTGTCGTGAAGGCGCTGGTTCCGCTCTCGGAGATGTTCGGTTACATCGGCGATCTGCGGTCGAAGACCCAGGGTCGTGCGAACTTCTCCATGGTGTTCGATTCCTACGCAGAGGTTCCCTCGAACGTCGCGAAGGAAATCATCGCCAAGGCGACCGGCGAGTAG
- a CDS encoding TetR/AcrR family transcriptional regulator, with the protein MATTVRREDYFDAALAILATNDHAGLKQARLCSHLEVTTGSFYNYFESWAQFKTEFLQHWLESQTLQLAAAARLEGSMTRRLRLLVEFACSLPHSAESAIRGWSHSDSGVHEVQSEVDDLRYAVVAEAVAQYLGSRDQAERFARLALYTLVGYQQTVPLQDVSSLRWSLAYLLGTLLPAEEATGLFPPDSFPPNNGTSGFEVSNPETSNPEASDSEASA; encoded by the coding sequence GTGGCGACCACCGTCAGGCGCGAGGACTACTTCGACGCCGCGCTGGCCATCCTGGCCACCAACGACCATGCCGGACTCAAGCAGGCACGGTTGTGCAGTCACCTCGAGGTGACGACCGGCTCGTTCTACAACTATTTCGAGAGCTGGGCGCAGTTCAAGACCGAATTCCTCCAGCACTGGCTCGAGAGCCAGACGCTCCAGCTCGCCGCCGCGGCGCGCCTCGAGGGTTCGATGACCCGGCGGCTCCGGTTGCTCGTCGAATTCGCGTGCAGCCTCCCCCACTCCGCCGAGTCCGCCATCCGCGGTTGGTCGCACAGCGACTCCGGCGTCCACGAGGTGCAGAGCGAGGTCGACGACCTGCGGTACGCGGTGGTGGCCGAAGCGGTGGCCCAGTACCTCGGTTCGAGGGACCAGGCCGAGCGGTTCGCGCGGCTGGCCCTGTACACGCTCGTGGGCTACCAGCAGACCGTGCCGCTGCAGGACGTGAGCTCGTTGCGGTGGTCCCTCGCCTATCTGCTGGGGACGCTGCTCCCAGCGGAGGAGGCGACCGGTCTCTTCCCGCCGGATTCCTTCCCGCCGAACAACGGAACCTCCGGGTTCGAGGTGTCGAACCCCGAAACCTCGAACCCGGAAGCATCCGACTCGGAAGCGTCGGCCTAG
- a CDS encoding acyl-CoA dehydrogenase family protein, whose amino-acid sequence MSIIETEEQKELRAAVAALAERYNYVDYVLPKSRAHEPLTELWAEAAKLGFLGVNLPEQYGGGGAGIYELALVQEELSAKGAGLLLVVVSPAICGTIISKYGTDAQKQEWLPGLADGSCIMAFGITEADAGSNSHNITTIARRDGDDWILSGSKVYISGVDQADAVLVVSRTEDAKTGKLRPALFIVPTDAPGFTKTPMEMDILEPDYQFSLFFDDVRLPADALVGEPEAALMQLFAGLNPERIMGAAMAVGMGRYALDAAVRYANERTVWKQPIGAHQGIAHPLAQRRIELELAKLMMQKAAVLYDSGDDFGAAEAANMAKYAAGEAAIASLDQAIQTHGGAGLTREYGLAAMLGAARIARVAPVSREMILNFVAQHSLGLPKSY is encoded by the coding sequence GTGAGCATCATCGAGACCGAAGAACAGAAGGAACTACGCGCTGCGGTGGCGGCTCTGGCCGAGCGCTACAACTACGTCGACTACGTACTTCCCAAGTCGCGCGCGCACGAGCCGCTCACCGAATTGTGGGCGGAGGCGGCCAAGCTCGGCTTCCTCGGTGTGAACCTTCCGGAGCAGTACGGAGGCGGCGGCGCCGGCATCTACGAACTCGCGCTGGTGCAGGAGGAGCTCTCCGCGAAGGGCGCCGGGCTGCTGCTCGTCGTGGTTTCACCGGCGATCTGCGGCACCATCATCTCCAAGTACGGCACCGACGCTCAGAAGCAGGAATGGCTGCCCGGCCTCGCCGACGGCTCTTGCATCATGGCCTTCGGCATCACCGAGGCCGACGCCGGATCCAACTCGCACAACATCACCACGATCGCGCGCCGCGACGGTGACGACTGGATCCTCTCCGGCAGCAAGGTCTACATCTCCGGTGTCGACCAGGCCGACGCCGTGCTCGTCGTCTCCCGCACCGAGGACGCGAAGACCGGCAAGCTCCGTCCGGCCCTGTTCATCGTGCCGACCGATGCCCCGGGCTTCACGAAGACGCCCATGGAGATGGACATCCTCGAGCCGGACTACCAGTTCTCCCTGTTCTTCGACGACGTCCGACTTCCCGCCGACGCACTCGTCGGTGAGCCGGAGGCCGCGCTCATGCAGCTGTTCGCCGGACTGAACCCCGAACGGATCATGGGCGCGGCGATGGCAGTGGGTATGGGCCGGTACGCCCTCGACGCCGCGGTGCGCTACGCCAACGAGCGGACCGTCTGGAAGCAGCCCATCGGTGCGCACCAGGGCATCGCGCACCCGCTGGCGCAGCGCCGGATCGAGCTCGAACTCGCCAAGCTCATGATGCAGAAGGCCGCCGTCCTCTACGACAGCGGCGACGACTTCGGGGCCGCCGAGGCCGCGAACATGGCCAAGTACGCCGCGGGTGAGGCTGCGATCGCCTCGCTGGACCAGGCGATCCAGACCCACGGCGGTGCCGGCCTCACTCGGGAGTACGGCCTCGCGGCGATGCTCGGCGCCGCGCGCATCGCACGCGTGGCGCCGGTCAGCCGGGAGATGATCCTCAACTTCGTGGCCCAGCACTCGCTGGGCCTGCCGAAGTCGTACTAG
- the rpsL gene encoding 30S ribosomal protein S12, with protein sequence MPTINQLVRKGRRDKAAKVKSAALKGSPQRRGVCTRVYTTTPKKPNSALRKVARVRLTSQVEVTAYIPGEGHNLQEHSMVLVRGGRVKDLPGVRYKIIRGSLDTQGVKNRKQARSRYGAKKEKG encoded by the coding sequence ATGCCAACCATCAATCAGCTGGTCCGCAAGGGCCGCCGCGACAAGGCCGCCAAGGTCAAGAGCGCGGCGCTCAAGGGCAGCCCCCAGCGTCGCGGTGTGTGCACTCGCGTGTACACCACCACCCCGAAGAAGCCGAACTCGGCTCTCCGTAAGGTCGCCCGTGTGCGCCTGACCTCCCAGGTCGAGGTCACCGCCTACATCCCCGGTGAGGGCCACAACCTCCAGGAGCACTCGATGGTGCTCGTGCGTGGCGGTCGTGTGAAGGACCTCCCGGGTGTGCGCTACAAGATCATCCGCGGCTCGCTCGACACCCAGGGTGTCAAGAACCGCAAGCAGGCCCGCAGCCGCTACGGAGCGAAGAAGGAGAAGGGCTGA